One genomic window of Daphnia pulex isolate KAP4 chromosome 10, ASM2113471v1 includes the following:
- the LOC124206076 gene encoding cell wall protein DAN4-like, with protein sequence MKFFSVFLFCVCFTFVAEAQTTTKPTATTSKTTTLTKKPTTSTTQKPTTSTTKKTTTKQTTSTTKQTSTSTTKTASTAKPTSTTKQASIITSSIKPTTSTKPTTTTLTTKKASNTITSSSIKSTTLTTPKITASTAKQASTVTTSNKPTTPIVTTATSTTRRTTAAVITTTVKRTPSSQRTTSSPTVVTTPTSLTENPYCNISTCSVPCENTLCKFTNATWGAACQPPYPNQSIVSLSDISLILNTYNSYRSKVAKGLETRGNPGPQPAAANMRKVFWDDELAAMSTAHALQCVYEHDICRDVGRFRVGQNIYIVESSVDNLGASNWTEAMAYWYDEVQSMTSGYVSSFPLNPTNSIGHYTQLVWAETYRLGCGVAYYQSNFTVGYPYNRLYVCNYGPAGNWIGSSVYSQGTTGSGCPSGTIGNSDGLCA encoded by the exons atgaaatttttctcagtttttctcttttgtgtttgctTCACTTTTGTCGCC GAGGCCCAGACTACAACGAAACCAACGGCGACAACGAGCAAGACGAcaactttaacaaaaaaaccgACTACAAGTACCACGCAAAAGCCAACAACTTCCACAAcgaaaaagacaacaacaaagcagactacttcaacaacaaaacagaCCAGcacttcaacaacaaaaaccgcTTCGACTGCTAAACCAACTTCAACAACCAAGCAAGCTAGCATAATCACATCGTCAATTAAGCCAACAACttcaacaaaaccaacaacaaccactttAACAACCAAGAAAGCTAGTAATACAATAACTTCATCGTCAATCAAGTCAACGACTTTAACAACACCAAAAATAACAGCGTCAACAGCCAAGCAAGCTAGCACAGTAACTACATCGAATAAGCCAACAACACCAATAGTAACAACAGCCACTTCAACAACGAGGCGAACAACTGCGGCAGTCATAACAACGACTGTGAAGCGGACACCGTCTAGTCAAAGGACAACATCTAGTCCCACTGTAGTGACAACTCCAACTTCATTAACTGAGAATCCCTACTGTAATATTTCAACATGCTCTGTGCCCTGCGAAAACACACTTTGCAAATTTACG aaTGCTACTTGGGGAGCAGCGTGTCAACCTCCGTATCCGAATCAATCCATCGTCAGCCTTAGCGATATCTCGCTAATCTTGAACACGTACAACAGTTACAGAAGTAAAGTGGCAAAGGGCCTCGAGACCCGTGGAAACCCAGGACCTCAACCCGCGGCAGCCAATATGCGGAAAGTG TTCTGGGACGATGAGCTAGCCGCGATGTCAACAGCGCACGCTCTGCAATGCGTTTACGAACACGACATTTGCAGAGATGTCG GTCGCTTTCGAGTGGGTCAAAATATTTACATCGTTGAATCCTCCGTCGACAATCTTGGTGCATCCAACTGGACCGAAGCGATGGCATATTGGTACGATGAAGTTCAATCCATGACGAGTGGCTATGTTTCAAGTTTTCC ATTAAACCCAACAAATAGCATTGGTCATTACACGCAATTAGTATGGGCGGAGACTTATAGGTTGGGCTGTGGTGTAGCCTACTATCAATCCAATTTC ACTGTGGGGTATCCCTACAACCGATTATACGTGTGTAACTATGGACCGGCAGGTAACTGGATCGGCTCTTCGGTTTATTCACAAGGGACAACAGGATCTGGCTGCCCTTCCGGAACCATAGGAAACAGCGATGGGTTGTGCGCTTAA
- the LOC124206075 gene encoding mucin-2-like isoform X2 — translation MKLLPVFASILFFYAMVVAEARTTSKTTSPVSKTTITAIPNTKYTCFLWWCWGARPTTQPPKTTTKTTTTTKPTTTTTKPTTTTTKPTTTTTKPTTTTTKPTTTTTKPTTTTKKPTTTTKKPTTTTKKPTTTTKKPTTTTKKPTTTTKKPTTTTKKPTTTTKKPITTTKKPTTTTKKPTTTTKKPTTTTKKPTTTTKKPTTTTKKPTTTTKKPTTTTKKPTTTTKKPTTTTKKPTTSTQTETSTTAQTTSTSQPTTSTTQTASSTIQPTTSTQAGTSTTAQTTSTSQPTTSTTQTGTSTTNAETSTTQPTTSTTQTATSTTIAETSTTQPTTSTQTGTSTTAQTTSTSQPTTSTTQTASSTTQPTTSTSQTGTSTTEAGTSTTVHTTSTSQPTTSTSQTGTSTTSAETSTTHPTTSTTQPTTTTTQTATSTTEAGTSSTAQTTSTSQTGTSTTQPTTSTTQTATSTTNAETSTGTSTTQPTTSTTQLETSTTLPTTSTTDQSTSTTQVETSTTLPTTSTTDQATSTTEQATSTTQSSTTQVETSTTLPTTSTTNQSTSTTQVETSTTLPTTSTTDQSTSTTEQATSTTQSSTTQVETSTTLPTTSTTDQSTSTTQVETSTTLPTTSTTLPTTSTTQVETSTTLPTTSTTEQATSTTEQATSTTQSSTTQVETSTTLPTTSTTDQATSTTQSSTTQVETSTTLPTTSTTLPTTSTTDQATSTTQSSTTQVETSTTLPTTSTTDQSTSTTQVETSTTLPTTSTTEQATSTTQSSTQVETSTTLPTTSTTLLTTSTTDQATSTTQSSTTQVETSTTLPTTSTTLPTTSTTEQATSTTQSSTTQVETSTTLPTTSTTDQATSTTQSSPTQVETSTTLPTTSTTDQSTSTTQVETSTTLPTTSTTLPTTSTTDQATSTTQSSTTQVETSTTLPTTSTTDQSTSTTQVETSTTLPTTSTTEQATSTTQSSTQVETSTTLPTTSTTLPTTSTTEQATSTTQSSTTQVETSTTLPTTSTTDQATSTTQSSTTQVETSTTLPTTSTTDQSTSTTQVETSTTLPTTSTTEQATSTTQSSTQVETSTTLPTTSTTLPTTSTTEQATSTTQSSTTQVETSTTLPTTSTTDQATSTTQSSTTQVETSTTLPTTSTTLLTTSTTDQATSTTQSSTTQVETSTTLPTTSTTDQATSTTQSSTTQVETSTTLPTTSTTDQATSTTQSSTTQVETSTTLPTTSTTDQSTSTTQVETSTTLPTTSTTEQATSTTQSSTQVETSTTLPTTSTTLPTTSTTKQATSTTQSSTTQVETSTTLPTTSTTDQATSTTQSSTTQVETSTTLPTTSTTLLTTSTTDQATSTTQSSTTQVETSTTLPTTSTTDQATSTTQSSTTQVETSTTLPTTSTTLLTTSTTDQATSTTQSSTTQVETSTTLPTTSTTDQATSTTQSSTTQVETSTTLPTTSTTLPTTSTTDQATSTTQSSTTQVETSTTLPTTSTTDQSTSTTQVETSTTLPTTSTTEQATSTTQSSTTQVETSTTDPTTSTTDQATSTTQSSSTTS, via the exons ATGAAACTCTTGCCAGTTTTTGCTTCAATCCTTTTCTTCTATGCGATGGTCGTAGCG GAGGCACGGACTACATCGAAGACGACTAGTCCTGTGTCGAAAACAACAATCACTGCAATACCAAATACCAAATACACATGTTTTCTTTGGTGGTGTTGGGGCGCTCGTCCAACTACACAGCCCCCAAAGACGACGACTAAAACTACGACTACTACAAaaccaaccacaacaacaacaaaaccaaccACAACAACCACAAAACCAACCACAACAACCACAAAACCAACCACAACCACCACAAAACCAACCACAACCACCACAAAACCAACCACAACCACTAAAAAGCCAACCACAACCACCAAAAAACCAACCACAACCACTaaaaagccaacaacaaccactaAAAAGCCAACCACAACCACTaaaaagccaacaacaaccaccaaaAAACCAACCACAACCACTAAAAAGCCAACCACAACCACTAAAAAGCCAATAACaaccacaaaaaaaccaaccacAACCactaaaaaaccaacaacaaccaccaaaAAGCCAACCACAACTACTAAAAAGCCAaccacaacaaccaaaaagccAACCACAACCACTaaaaagccaacaacaaccaccaaaAAACCAACCACAACCACTaaaaagccaacaacaaccactaaaaaaccaacaacaaccaccaaaaaaccaacaacttCTACACAGACGGAAACTTCAACAACCGCACAAACTACTTCAACGTCACAGCcaacaacttcaacgacacaGACGGCATCTTCAACAATCCAACCAACAACTTCAACACAGGCGGGAACTTCAACAACCGCACAAACAACTTCAACGTCACAGCCAACAACTTCGACGACACAGACGGGAACTTCTACAACAAATGCAGAAACTTCAACGACCCAAccaacaacttcaacaacacaGACGGCAACTTCTACAACCATTGCAGAAACTTCAACGACCCAACCAACAACTTCTACACAGACGGGAACTTCAACAACCGCACAAACAACTTCAACGTCACAGCCAACAACATCAACGACACAGACGGCATCTTCAACAACCCAACCAACAACTTCAACGTCACAGACGGGAACTTCTACAACCGAAGCGGGAACTTCAACAACCGTACACACAACTTCAACGTCACAGCCAACAACTTCGACGTCACAGACGGGAACTTCTACAACAAGTGCAGAAACCTCAACGACCCATCcaacaacttcaacgacacagccaacaacaacaacgacacaGACGGCAACTTCTACAACCGAAGCGGGAACTTCATCAACCGCACAAACAACTTCAACGTCACAGACGGGAACTTCTACAACCCAACCAACAACTTCGACGACACAGACGGCAACTTCTACAACAAATGCAGAAACTTCAACCGGGACTTCAACGACCCAACCAACAACCTCAACCACACAATtagaaacttcaacgacactcccgacaacttcaacaactgaccaatcaacttcaacaacacaagtagaaacttcaacgacactccCGACCACTTCAACAACTGACCAAGCAACCTCAACAACTGAACAagcaacttcaacgacacaatcgtcaacaacacaagtagaaacttcaacgacacttccgacaacttcaacaactaaccaatcaacttcaacaacacaagtagaaacttcaacgacactccCGACCACTTCAACAACTGACCAATCAACCTCAACAACTGAACAagcaacttcaacgacacaaTCGTCTACAACACAAGTggaaacttcaacgacacttccgacaacttcaacaactgaccaatcaacttcaacaacacaagtagaaacttcaacgactctcccgacaacttcaacgacactcccgacaacttcaacaacacaagtagaaacttcaacgacactcccgaccacttcaacaactgaacaagcaacttcaacaactgaacaagcaacttcaacgacacaatcgtctacaacacaagtagaaacttcaacgacactcccgacaacttcaacaactgacCAAGCAACTTCAACGACCCAATCGTCTACAACACAAGTAGAAACTTCAACGACTCTCCCgacaacttcaacgacactcccgacaacttcaacaactgaccaagcaacttcaacgacacaatcgtctacaacacaagtagaaacttcaacgacactcccgacaacttcaacaactgaccaatcaacttcaacaacacaagtagaaacttcaacgacactcccgaccacttcaacaactgaacaagcaacttcaacgacacaaTCGTCTACACAAGTAGAAACTTCAACGACTCTCCCgacaacttcaacgacactcctgacaacttcaacaactgaccaagcaacttcaacgacacaatcgtctacaacacaagtagaaacttcaacgactctcccgacaacttcaacgacactccCGACCACTTCAACAACTGAACAAGCAACTTCAACGACCCAATCGTCTACAACACAAGtagaaacttcaacgacactcccgacaacttcaacaactgaccaagcaacttcaacgacacaaTCGTCTCCAACACAAGTggaaacttcaacgacactcccgacaacttcaacaactgaccaatcaacttcaacaacacaagtagaaacttcaacgactctcccgacaacttcaacgacactcccgacaacttcaacaactgaccaagcaacttcaacgacacaatcgtctacaacacaagtagaaacttcaacgacactcccgacaacttcaacaactgaccaatcaacttcaacaacacaagtagaaacttcaacgacactcccgaccacttcaacaactgaacaagcaacttcaacgacacaaTCGTCTACACAAGTAGAAACTTCAACGACTCTCCCgacaacttcaacgacactccCGACCACTTCAACAACTGAACAAGCAACTTCAACGACCCAATCGTCTACAACACAAGtagaaacttcaacgacactcccgacaacttcaacaactgacCAAGCAACTTCAACGACCCAATCGTCTACAACACAAGtagaaacttcaacgacactcccgacaacttcaacaactgaccaatcaacttcaacaacacaagtagaaacttcaacgacactcccgaccacttcaacaactgaacaagcaacttcaacgacacaaTCGTCTACACAAGTAGAAACTTCAACGACTCTCCCgacaacttcaacgacactccCGACCACTTCAACAACTGAACAAGCAACTTCAACGACCCAATCGTCTACAACACAAGtagaaacttcaacgacactcccgacaacttcaacaactgaccaagcaacttcaacgacacaatcgtctacaacacaagtagaaacttcaacgactctcccgacaacttcaacgacactccTGACAACTTCAACGACTGACCAagcaacttcaacgacacaatcgtctacaacacaagtagaaacttcaacgacactcccgacaacttcaacaactgacCAAGCAACTTCAACGACCCAATCGTCTACAACACAAGtagaaacttcaacgacactcccgacaacttcaacaactgacCAAGCAACTTCAACGACCCAATCGTCTACAACACAAGtagaaacttcaacgacactcccgacaacttcaacaactgaccaatcaacttcaacaacacaagtagaaacttcaacgacactcccgaccacttcaacaactgaacaagcaacttcaacgacacaaTCGTCTACACAAGTAGAAACTTCAACGACTCTCCCgacaacttcaacgacactccCGACCACTTCAACAACTAAACAAGCAACTTCAACGACCCAATCGTCTACAACACAAGtagaaacttcaacgacactcccgacaacttcaacaactgaccaagcaacttcaacgacacaatcgtctacaacacaagtagaaacttcaacgactctcccgacaacttcaacgacactccTGACAACTTCAACGACTGACCAagcaacttcaacgacacaatcgtctacaacacaagtagaaacttcaacgacactcccgacaacttcaacaactgaccaagcaacttcaacgacacaatcgtctacaacacaagtagaaacttcaacgactctcccgacaacttcaacgacactccTGACAACTTCAACGACTGACCAagcaacttcaacgacacaaTCGTCTACAACACAAGTggaaacttcaacgacactcccgacaacttcaacaactgacCAAGCAACTTCAACGACCCAATCGTCTACAACACAA gtagaaacttcaacgactctcccgacaacttcaacgacactccCGACAACTTCAACGACTGACCAagcaacttcaacgacacaatcgtctacaacacaagtagaaacttcaacgacactcccgacaacttcaacaactgaccaatcaacttcaacaacacaagtagaaacttcaacgacactccCGACCACTTCAACAACTGAACAAGCAACCTCAACGACCCAATCGTCAACAACACAAGTAGAAACTTCAACAACTGACccgacaacttcaacaactgaccaagcaacttcaacgacacaaTCGTCTTCAACAACTTCCTAA
- the LOC124206075 gene encoding mucin-2-like isoform X1 — protein sequence MKLLPVFASILFFYAMVVAEARTTSKTTSPVSKTTITAIPNTKYTCFLWWCWGARPTTQPPKTTTKTTTTTKPTTTTTKPTTTTTKPTTTTTKPTTTTTKPTTTTTKPTTTTKKPTTTTKKPTTTTKKPTTTTKKPTTTTKKPTTTTKKPTTTTKKPTTTTKKPITTTKKPTTTTKKPTTTTKKPTTTTKKPTTTTKKPTTTTKKPTTTTKKPTTTTKKPTTTTKKPTTTTKKPTTSTQTETSTTAQTTSTSQPTTSTTQTASSTIQPTTSTQAGTSTTAQTTSTSQPTTSTTQTGTSTTNAETSTTQPTTSTTQTATSTTIAETSTTQPTTSTQTGTSTTAQTTSTSQPTTSTTQTASSTTQPTTSTSQTGTSTTEAGTSTTVHTTSTSQPTTSTSQTGTSTTSAETSTTHPTTSTTQPTTTTTQTATSTTEAGTSSTAQTTSTSQTGTSTTQPTTSTTQTATSTTNAETSTGTSTTQPTTSTTQLETSTTLPTTSTTDQSTSTTQVETSTTLPTTSTTDQATSTTEQATSTTQSSTTQVETSTTLPTTSTTNQSTSTTQVETSTTLPTTSTTDQSTSTTEQATSTTQSSTTQVETSTTLPTTSTTDQSTSTTQVETSTTLPTTSTTLPTTSTTQVETSTTLPTTSTTEQATSTTEQATSTTQSSTTQVETSTTLPTTSTTDQATSTTQSSTTQVETSTTLPTTSTTLPTTSTTDQATSTTQSSTTQVETSTTLPTTSTTDQSTSTTQVETSTTLPTTSTTEQATSTTQSSTQVETSTTLPTTSTTLLTTSTTDQATSTTQSSTTQVETSTTLPTTSTTLPTTSTTEQATSTTQSSTTQVETSTTLPTTSTTDQATSTTQSSPTQVETSTTLPTTSTTDQSTSTTQVETSTTLPTTSTTLPTTSTTDQATSTTQSSTTQVETSTTLPTTSTTDQSTSTTQVETSTTLPTTSTTEQATSTTQSSTQVETSTTLPTTSTTLPTTSTTEQATSTTQSSTTQVETSTTLPTTSTTDQATSTTQSSTTQVETSTTLPTTSTTDQSTSTTQVETSTTLPTTSTTEQATSTTQSSTQVETSTTLPTTSTTLPTTSTTEQATSTTQSSTTQVETSTTLPTTSTTDQATSTTQSSTTQVETSTTLPTTSTTLLTTSTTDQATSTTQSSTTQVETSTTLPTTSTTDQATSTTQSSTTQVETSTTLPTTSTTDQATSTTQSSTTQVETSTTLPTTSTTDQSTSTTQVETSTTLPTTSTTEQATSTTQSSTQVETSTTLPTTSTTLPTTSTTKQATSTTQSSTTQVETSTTLPTTSTTDQATSTTQSSTTQVETSTTLPTTSTTLLTTSTTDQATSTTQSSTTQVETSTTLPTTSTTDQATSTTQSSTTQVETSTTLPTTSTTLLTTSTTDQATSTTQSSTTQVETSTTLPTTSTTDQATSTTQSSTTQVETSTTLPTTSTTEQATSTTQSSTTQVETSTTLPTTSTTLPTTSTTDQATSTTQSSTTQVETSTTLPTTSTTDQSTSTTQVETSTTLPTTSTTEQATSTTQSSTTQVETSTTDPTTSTTDQATSTTQSSSTTS from the exons ATGAAACTCTTGCCAGTTTTTGCTTCAATCCTTTTCTTCTATGCGATGGTCGTAGCG GAGGCACGGACTACATCGAAGACGACTAGTCCTGTGTCGAAAACAACAATCACTGCAATACCAAATACCAAATACACATGTTTTCTTTGGTGGTGTTGGGGCGCTCGTCCAACTACACAGCCCCCAAAGACGACGACTAAAACTACGACTACTACAAaaccaaccacaacaacaacaaaaccaaccACAACAACCACAAAACCAACCACAACAACCACAAAACCAACCACAACCACCACAAAACCAACCACAACCACCACAAAACCAACCACAACCACTAAAAAGCCAACCACAACCACCAAAAAACCAACCACAACCACTaaaaagccaacaacaaccactaAAAAGCCAACCACAACCACTaaaaagccaacaacaaccaccaaaAAACCAACCACAACCACTAAAAAGCCAACCACAACCACTAAAAAGCCAATAACaaccacaaaaaaaccaaccacAACCactaaaaaaccaacaacaaccaccaaaAAGCCAACCACAACTACTAAAAAGCCAaccacaacaaccaaaaagccAACCACAACCACTaaaaagccaacaacaaccaccaaaAAACCAACCACAACCACTaaaaagccaacaacaaccactaaaaaaccaacaacaaccaccaaaaaaccaacaacttCTACACAGACGGAAACTTCAACAACCGCACAAACTACTTCAACGTCACAGCcaacaacttcaacgacacaGACGGCATCTTCAACAATCCAACCAACAACTTCAACACAGGCGGGAACTTCAACAACCGCACAAACAACTTCAACGTCACAGCCAACAACTTCGACGACACAGACGGGAACTTCTACAACAAATGCAGAAACTTCAACGACCCAAccaacaacttcaacaacacaGACGGCAACTTCTACAACCATTGCAGAAACTTCAACGACCCAACCAACAACTTCTACACAGACGGGAACTTCAACAACCGCACAAACAACTTCAACGTCACAGCCAACAACATCAACGACACAGACGGCATCTTCAACAACCCAACCAACAACTTCAACGTCACAGACGGGAACTTCTACAACCGAAGCGGGAACTTCAACAACCGTACACACAACTTCAACGTCACAGCCAACAACTTCGACGTCACAGACGGGAACTTCTACAACAAGTGCAGAAACCTCAACGACCCATCcaacaacttcaacgacacagccaacaacaacaacgacacaGACGGCAACTTCTACAACCGAAGCGGGAACTTCATCAACCGCACAAACAACTTCAACGTCACAGACGGGAACTTCTACAACCCAACCAACAACTTCGACGACACAGACGGCAACTTCTACAACAAATGCAGAAACTTCAACCGGGACTTCAACGACCCAACCAACAACCTCAACCACACAATtagaaacttcaacgacactcccgacaacttcaacaactgaccaatcaacttcaacaacacaagtagaaacttcaacgacactccCGACCACTTCAACAACTGACCAAGCAACCTCAACAACTGAACAagcaacttcaacgacacaatcgtcaacaacacaagtagaaacttcaacgacacttccgacaacttcaacaactaaccaatcaacttcaacaacacaagtagaaacttcaacgacactccCGACCACTTCAACAACTGACCAATCAACCTCAACAACTGAACAagcaacttcaacgacacaaTCGTCTACAACACAAGTggaaacttcaacgacacttccgacaacttcaacaactgaccaatcaacttcaacaacacaagtagaaacttcaacgactctcccgacaacttcaacgacactcccgacaacttcaacaacacaagtagaaacttcaacgacactcccgaccacttcaacaactgaacaagcaacttcaacaactgaacaagcaacttcaacgacacaatcgtctacaacacaagtagaaacttcaacgacactcccgacaacttcaacaactgacCAAGCAACTTCAACGACCCAATCGTCTACAACACAAGTAGAAACTTCAACGACTCTCCCgacaacttcaacgacactcccgacaacttcaacaactgaccaagcaacttcaacgacacaatcgtctacaacacaagtagaaacttcaacgacactcccgacaacttcaacaactgaccaatcaacttcaacaacacaagtagaaacttcaacgacactcccgaccacttcaacaactgaacaagcaacttcaacgacacaaTCGTCTACACAAGTAGAAACTTCAACGACTCTCCCgacaacttcaacgacactcctgacaacttcaacaactgaccaagcaacttcaacgacacaatcgtctacaacacaagtagaaacttcaacgactctcccgacaacttcaacgacactccCGACCACTTCAACAACTGAACAAGCAACTTCAACGACCCAATCGTCTACAACACAAGtagaaacttcaacgacactcccgacaacttcaacaactgaccaagcaacttcaacgacacaaTCGTCTCCAACACAAGTggaaacttcaacgacactcccgacaacttcaacaactgaccaatcaacttcaacaacacaagtagaaacttcaacgactctcccgacaacttcaacgacactcccgacaacttcaacaactgaccaagcaacttcaacgacacaatcgtctacaacacaagtagaaacttcaacgacactcccgacaacttcaacaactgaccaatcaacttcaacaacacaagtagaaacttcaacgacactcccgaccacttcaacaactgaacaagcaacttcaacgacacaaTCGTCTACACAAGTAGAAACTTCAACGACTCTCCCgacaacttcaacgacactccCGACCACTTCAACAACTGAACAAGCAACTTCAACGACCCAATCGTCTACAACACAAGtagaaacttcaacgacactcccgacaacttcaacaactgacCAAGCAACTTCAACGACCCAATCGTCTACAACACAAGtagaaacttcaacgacactcccgacaacttcaacaactgaccaatcaacttcaacaacacaagtagaaacttcaacgacactcccgaccacttcaacaactgaacaagcaacttcaacgacacaaTCGTCTACACAAGTAGAAACTTCAACGACTCTCCCgacaacttcaacgacactccCGACCACTTCAACAACTGAACAAGCAACTTCAACGACCCAATCGTCTACAACACAAGtagaaacttcaacgacactcccgacaacttcaacaactgaccaagcaacttcaacgacacaatcgtctacaacacaagtagaaacttcaacgactctcccgacaacttcaacgacactccTGACAACTTCAACGACTGACCAagcaacttcaacgacacaatcgtctacaacacaagtagaaacttcaacgacactcccgacaacttcaacaactgacCAAGCAACTTCAACGACCCAATCGTCTACAACACAAGtagaaacttcaacgacactcccgacaacttcaacaactgacCAAGCAACTTCAACGACCCAATCGTCTACAACACAAGtagaaacttcaacgacactcccgacaacttcaacaactgaccaatcaacttcaacaacacaagtagaaacttcaacgacactcccgaccacttcaacaactgaacaagcaacttcaacgacacaaTCGTCTACACAAGTAGAAACTTCAACGACTCTCCCgacaacttcaacgacactccCGACCACTTCAACAACTAAACAAGCAACTTCAACGACCCAATCGTCTACAACACAAGtagaaacttcaacgacactcccgacaacttcaacaactgaccaagcaacttcaacgacacaatcgtctacaacacaagtagaaacttcaacgactctcccgacaacttcaacgacactccTGACAACTTCAACGACTGACCAagcaacttcaacgacacaatcgtctacaacacaagtagaaacttcaacgacactcccgacaacttcaacaactgaccaagcaacttcaacgacacaatcgtctacaacacaagtagaaacttcaacgactctcccgacaacttcaacgacactccTGACAACTTCAACGACTGACCAagcaacttcaacgacacaaTCGTCTACAACACAAGTggaaacttcaacgacactcccgacaacttcaacaactgacCAAGCAACTTCAACGACCCAATCGTCTACAACACAAGtagaaacttcaacgacactcccgacaacttcaacaactgaacaagcaacttcaacgacacaatcgtctacaacacaagtagaaacttcaacgactctcccgacaacttcaacgacactccCGACAACTTCAACGACTGACCAagcaacttcaacgacacaatcgtctacaacacaagtagaaacttcaacgacactcccgacaacttcaacaactgaccaatcaacttcaacaacacaagtagaaacttcaacgacactccCGACCACTTCAACAACTGAACAAGCAACCTCAACGACCCAATCGTCAACAACACAAGTAGAAACTTCAACAACTGACccgacaacttcaacaactgaccaagcaacttcaacgacacaaTCGTCTTCAACAACTTCCTAA